In Actinomycetota bacterium, a genomic segment contains:
- a CDS encoding TIGR03557 family F420-dependent LLM class oxidoreductase: MVELGYALSCEEHRPSDLVANARRAEEVGFGFALISDHFHPWLDAQGQSPLVWNVVGAIAQVTDALIVGTGVSCPTMRVHPAIVAQAAATSAAMLPGRFFLGVGSGERLNEHVTGATWPATDVRHDMLEEAIGIIRALWTGDMVTHRGRHFTVEDARLYTLPDEPPPLAVAASGPSAAELAGRLGDALVGLAPSSDVIETFRQAGGDGKPRYGQITVCWAESEDQAVRTAMEHWPQIGLKSDENTEFRTPKQFQQAVQLVTEDRLTQLVACGPDPGRHLEMIDRFSDAGYDHVYLHQVGPDQEGFLRFSERELLPRLS; this comes from the coding sequence ATGGTCGAGCTCGGCTACGCGCTGTCCTGCGAGGAGCACCGACCGTCAGATCTGGTCGCGAACGCCCGCCGCGCCGAGGAAGTTGGTTTCGGGTTCGCGCTGATCTCCGATCACTTCCATCCGTGGCTCGACGCGCAAGGTCAGAGCCCGCTCGTGTGGAACGTCGTCGGGGCGATCGCACAGGTGACCGACGCGCTCATCGTCGGCACGGGCGTCTCCTGCCCGACGATGCGCGTGCATCCGGCGATCGTCGCACAGGCGGCGGCGACGTCGGCGGCGATGCTTCCGGGCCGGTTCTTCCTGGGCGTCGGTAGCGGCGAGCGCCTCAACGAACACGTCACCGGCGCCACGTGGCCCGCCACCGACGTGCGTCATGACATGCTCGAGGAGGCCATCGGGATCATCCGGGCGTTGTGGACCGGCGACATGGTCACCCACCGTGGCCGTCACTTCACGGTCGAGGACGCCCGTCTGTACACACTGCCCGACGAACCCCCGCCGCTGGCGGTCGCTGCGAGCGGCCCATCCGCCGCCGAGCTCGCGGGGCGACTCGGCGACGCCCTCGTCGGCCTGGCTCCGAGTTCGGACGTCATCGAAACGTTCCGCCAGGCCGGCGGCGACGGCAAGCCGCGGTACGGCCAGATCACCGTCTGCTGGGCGGAGTCGGAGGACCAGGCGGTCCGCACGGCGATGGAGCACTGGCCGCAGATCGGCCTCAAGAGCGACGAGAACACCGAGTTCCGCACCCCGAAGCAGTTCCAGCAGGCCGTCCAGCTGGTCACCGAGGATCGCTTGACGCAGCTGGTGGCGTGCGGCCCCGACCCCGGACGCCACCTCGAGATGATCGACCGTTTCAGCGACGCGGGTTACGACCACGTCTACCTGCACCAGGTGGGACCCGATCAGGAAGGCTTCCTGCGGTTCTCCGAGCGGGAGCTGCTCCCGCGCCTCTCGTAG